The Vicia villosa cultivar HV-30 ecotype Madison, WI linkage group LG1, Vvil1.0, whole genome shotgun sequence genome includes a region encoding these proteins:
- the LOC131644163 gene encoding bifunctional TH2 protein, mitochondrial codes for MRMRWLLPNPIKTLSSINNLRSISFPSFAPHSLSFRSRSSVTIQIPMAAIHNLTEAGLAKRFWIKFNRESIFALFTPFVISLASGNLKTDSFRHYIAQDVHFLRSFAKAYESAEECADDDDDKLGLSQLRKEVLEELKMHDSLVKEWGLDLAKEHSINSATVKYTDFLLATASGKIEGLKSSGKLATPFEKTKIAAYTLGAMSPCMRLYAFLGEKIKELPDSNGSTHPYSKWINNYSSDGFQASALRTEDLLDKLSISLTGEELDVIEKLYHQAMKLEIDFFNAQPLFQSTIVPLTKGHNPEADHLMIFSDFDLTCTVVDSSAILAEIAIVTAPKSDNQPEDQPARMLSSDLRNTWGVLSKQYTEEYEQCIESIMPTNRLENFDYKGLSTALQQLSKFENSANNRVVESGVLKGINIEDIKRAGERLILQDGCTDFFKKVVKNENLNANVHVLSYCWCADLIRSAFSSADLNEMDVHANEFCYEGSISTGDIIKKVESPIDKVQAFRNILKSCKNDKMKITIYIGDSVGDLLCLLEADVGIVVGSSSSLRTIGTQFGVSFVPLFSGLVKKQKEHNEGSSSNWKGLSGILYTVSSWAEVHAFILGC; via the exons ATGCGCATGCGGTGGTTGCTCCCAAACCCTATCAAAACCCTTTCAAGTATCAACAACCTCCGTTCAATCTCATTTCCAAGTTTCGCTCCTCACTCGCTTTCTTTCCGTTCAAGATCGTCGGTTACAATCCAAATCCCAATGGCAGCTATCCATAACCTCACCGAAGCTGGACTTGCGAAGCGTTTCTGGATCAAGTTCAACCGTGAATCAATCTTCGCTCTGTTCACTCCTTTTGTCATCTCTTTAGCCTCCGGTAACCTCAAGACCGATTCCTTCCGTCATTACATCGCACAAGATGTTCATTTTCTTCGTTCTTTTGCTAAAGC TTATGAGTCAGCGGAAGAGTGTGCTGACGATGATGACGATAAGCTCGGACTTTCTCAGTTAAGGAAGGAAGTCTTAGAGGAGCTGAAGATGCACGACTCTCTGGTAAAG GAATGGGGATTGGACCTTGCCAAAGAGCACAGTATTAACTCTGCAACAGTTAAGTATACAGACTTCCTGTTGGCTACTGCCTCTGGAAAGATTGAAGGATTGAAGAGTTCTGGGAAACTCGCAACACCATTTGAGAAAACCAAAATTGCTGCTTATACTTTAGGTGCCATGAGTCCTTGCATGAGACTTTATGCCTTTCTTGGTGAAAAGATCAAGGAACTTCCGGACTCCAACGGAAGTACTCACCCATATAGCAAATGGATTAACAACTATTCCTCTGATGGTTTCCAG GCATCTGCTTTGCGAACTGAAGATTTGCTTGACAAACTAAGTATCTCTTTGACTGGTGAAGAACTCGACGTCATTGAAAAGCTTTATCATCAGGCAATGAAGCTTGAAATAGACTTCTTCAATGCTCAACCACTCTTTCAGTCAACTATAGTACCATTGACTAAAGGACATAACCCTGAAGCAGATCATCTCATGATTTTTTCCGATTTTGATTTAACATGCACCGTTGTTGATTCATCTGCCATTTTGGCAGAAATTGCTATAGTGACAGCACCAAAATCTGACAATCAGCCTGAAGATCAACCAGCTCGAATGTTGTCTTCTGATCTCAGAAATACATGGGGTGTTCTATCCAAACAGTATACAGAAGAATATGAGCAATGTATTGAAAGCATTATGCCAACTAATAGAT TGGAAAATTTTGATTATAAAGGACTGTCTACGGCACTTCAGCAACTCTCAAAATTCGAGAACTCGGCAAATAATAGGGTTGTTGAGTCAGGGGTTCTCAAGGGTATAAATATAGAAGATATAAAGCGCGCTGGAGAGCGTTTGATCCTTCAAGATGGTTGCACTGACTTTTTTAAGAAAGTTGTTAAGAATGAAAATTTGAATGCCAATGTGCATGTTCTTTCATACTGCTGGTGCGCTGACCTCATTAGATCTGCTTTCTCTTCAG CTGATTTAAATGAGATGGATGTTCATGCTAATGAGTTCTGTTATGAGGGTTCTATTTCCACTGGTGATATTATTAAGAAAGTGGAGTCTCCCATTGACAAGGTCCAAGCTTTTCGTAATATCTTGAAAAGTTGCAAGaatgataagatgaaaataaccATTTACATTGGAGATTCGGTGGGTGATTTACTTTGTCTACTTGAAGCTGATGTAGGAATTGTGGTTGGTTCAAGCTCAAGCCTTAGGACGATAGGGACACAGTTTGGTGTTTCGTTTGTCCCGTTGTTTTCTGGCTTGGTTAAGAAACAGAAAGAACATAATGAAGGAAGCTCCTCCAATTGGAAGGGTTTATCTGGCATTCTTTACACAGTCTCTAGTTGGGCTGAAGTGCATGCTTTTATTTTGGGTTGCTAG